The Spinacia oleracea cultivar Varoflay chromosome 2, BTI_SOV_V1, whole genome shotgun sequence DNA segment TATTGGGATTAGATTCAAGTCTATTCTTATGTGACCCGGACTAGCTCCAATCCACCCATTCCAACTTCTACTCTATAGTCTATACACACAGAGACAGAGGTGGTTTTGGATGTAGGTTTAGggttacaaaaaataaaatctatccgatagagttatgttatatacttatgTTATATGATATGAGATACAAGTCTATAGGACTTAGGAATCCTACAAAGCGTAGGACATCTAGTTTCTAATATAAATAGAGGCGTATGCCCACGATTAATAGGACACAAATCAAATATATATTCTCTATAATTTACcagtattaagtcatttgtgaggccCATTTTATGTATTTCTTAAAcctgatgggcgtttggtgaattatgataaaactcgagggtatttcatgaaaaatctgtAGATTCATTGCACTAGAAGTCTAGAAGATCTTATGCGATGTATTCATCACGGAGAAATACacgttgcactctttttcccttaaccatggttttgTCCCATTGGATTTTCCTAGTAAGGTTTTTAAGGAGGCAACATGCTAAGCGTATTATGATGAGTGATGTACTATTTTCCTTCGCTAAGTTTATCCCACATAATTTTCTTAGTATGATTTTTAATGAGGCATCATTTCATGTACATTATAGGACCATTGTATTGTTTTAGATAATGGACATataagggggagtgttataaatatactagtcttatatgcacgcgatgcgtgcgaattaCAAAACATATTTGTGCTATTAAACttaaacctgaaataacatgtaaaaaatattatatCAATGCGATgcatgcgaatataagaaagtTAGATAGAGTCGTACGCATATaaacaaattgattaaaatggttagaatttatttaagaggctagattgattaaaatattttttgagtttttcatTGGGTAGGTAGCTAGGTTGTCATTATATTATCTATTCTATATGtgtggagggtattttagtaatccaatggggacaccaaaagtgtatttactaaaataacctcacctctttacttatataatagagattgtattgtggatgcccattatataCTTGTTTATTCTCTACGGTTTCTCTCTTTCCCTCTTCCCTTTCTCTCTACTTTCCTAACAAATTTACTCGTATTTTATTTCAgaatttttgttaaaaaatacaagtaaaatattttgaatttttgtttaataaaaaatgcaaatttagttaagaataacttctaaaaatatttatatttaaattttattaatttagttttaaataaagGATATAATAgcctattttttaaaattttttgcaATTTTATCATTAATATGTCTGATTTTTTAACGGAATAGGACGTCCATTAAAACCCCGGATACTGGATACATCTTCCTGTATTGGGCGTGGACAAGCTCCCTCTCACTTAGTCACATCTCTCAAAACAACTCTTTCTTCGCAATCTCCGTTTTCTCTTTTCTCCCTCCTTCCATGgaaaagcaaaaacaaaaacctTCAAAACCCATCAAAGAAATCTTATGGTTCTCTCTCTTCTCCACATCAATCAAGCTCCTTTTACTACCATCTTACCGCAGCACAGATTTTGAAGTCCACCGCAATTGGCTCGCCACCACCCACTCTCTCCCTCTTTCTCACTGGTATTCCGACACCACCAGTCAATGGACACTCGATTATCCCCCTTTCTTTGCCTATTTCgagctctttctctcttttatcGCTGCCCAGATCGACCCCGCCATTGTTAACCTTCATGAAGGTCTCAATTACAAAGCTGATTCTGTTATTTACTTTCAAAGAATCACTGTTATAGTCTCTGATTTGATTCTTCACTATGCCATTTATCGAATTACTCGGAATTTGGATTCGACGAAGCGGAGATTGATCTGGATTTTGGTTATTTGGTCGCCtgcattgttgattgttgatCATATGCATTTTCAGTATAATGGGTTTTTGTTGGGTTTTCTGTTGATTTCGATTTCAGCGTTGATTGAAGGGAGGGATTTGATGGGTGGGTTCTTTTTTGCGGTTTTGTTGTGCTTTAAGCACTTGTTTGCTGTTGCCGCGCCTGTTTATTTCGTCTATTTGTTGCGGCATTATTGTAGAGGAGGTTTGTTCAAGGGTTTTGGACGGCTTTTGCTGATGGGGCTGGCGGTGGTGGTTGTTTTCGTTGCGGCTTTCTGGCCGTTTGTGTATCACAATCAGGTTAATTTTGCTTTGCCCTTCTTGTAAAATTGTCTTCTTTGTAGAACTTAAagagtttttgtttttgtatttgggATTGTTTGATTATGATGTTGTTTGACAAGGTTATTCAGCTGGTAAGAGGTATAAATGTGGAATGGTGGGagtttttttgttgttgatttaATCCTCTCCTTTTTGCTACATTGTGCAATTCTATTGTTAATGGTGAATCGGTGATGATGATGAATGTAGAGAAAATGCTATTGCCGTTTTCGTAATCATCTACTTGTCTTTTTGAATCGAGCAGTGTGAAGTGTATAGTCAGGAAATTCTTGGAGGGAAAATAAATGAATATTTAGGATAAAGGTAAAGAAGTTTGAAACATGTAACTCATAATAGGTTTAGAGACCTCTTATCAGTCATGTAACTGAAAGAGAAGCTGAAAAAATGCAACTTGTACTCTGTAGTTCCACAAGAGGTTAATATGCGTAGGAAAAAACCCGGTAAGCTCCACTTGCTAGTCACTTCAAGTTGAGCTATCAAAATAGTTCCAGGTGAGAATTAATTATAACTTTATAAGTGAAGAAAGTTTCTTATGTGTCTACTTTGGTTTATGCACTGTCACATAGTAACAATGGGTAGATTCTTATGGAATGTCTGAGGAGTATTAAGATCATTCGGAAGCTGTAAATTGGATTCGTTGGTACAAGAAGATCAGCAAATTATTCTTGTACACCGTCAGAAAGAACTTGTGTTTAGAGGAAATACATATGCAACACGCCAACACACACGGATAGTGATGTAGACCCGTGAAATTCAACCTTCTGTTGTATAACTCTTGAGGGGGAGAGCTATGTTGTGGAAATCAAAGCAAGGTTGTAAGAAGATTTGTTATGGTTGAAGAATTAGATAATGGAGTTAGGAATACAACAAGTAAATTTTGTCCTATACTTCAAGAGAAGTAGATATTCACTTAGCAGAGAGCAAAAGAATCATGCTTTAAGTATCTGATCTAAGCTTGTAGATGTGAGGTATCGTTGGATACACAATGTTCGCAAAGTGAATAGCTGTGAACTGATGATAATAGCCCGCATGACCTCTTAGAAACCTGACATAGGTAGGAAAATATCTGGATTGCTGATGCTCTTCACATAAGTTAGAAGGGGGATATATTGTAGCGCTTGTTCTTACTGGAGGGTAAAATAGGGAGGAGCCAGTGTAATCACAGTTTTAAAAGCTAGAGGGAGTGAAAGTAAAGTGAGAGGAAGTTATAGTAATTAGAAATATGGAAAATAATGGATGCCATGAGTATTTGAAGTGTAATTTTAGTAAGGGAAATTCTAATTAGTAACCTGTGTGATTGCACTTTCAATTTGAAAATGAATCAATGATAACCTAGTCTTGTTATATGTTACCAATCGTGACTCGtggcattaatgaaataatgagattaaaatattatatttattagtttaTGAGGTTGTAATCACGTAAACACCCCTACATAACCCATTTTCTCTCCaccttcttcttcctcaaaCTGTTTTGAAGACTGGAATCCCCAAAATTAATACACCTTGGTCCCAAACTGCCAATTAGACATTCGAAGTTTGGGATGAAGTATATTACAGTACATaggttttcaaaaaaaacatcaCAAAATTGTTTCTGTGAGTGTGAGTTTTCAGTTGCTAGGAAGTTCGGGAAAGGTTAAGGAAAAATAGTTTGTAAATTATCCATTCAATGTTATGCTAAGTAAAATAACACTCCTTATGAGATGGGCAGAATGCCTGAAATAGAAAACATGACTTATTTCTGAGCAGAGGAGGTGTATATGCTTACAGCTTTCTGTGTTGCTAAGTTCTAAGGGACAATCTTTCGACTGGCATTGTTTTTTGCATGACTTATTATGTTGTAACTTGTGTGCATGTGCAGGCGTGCAGCACACCCCGGGCTCTCATCAGATGATGCTGAGAGCTCTTATGCAGAATTCATCTGCCTGTATGAAGGTCCGGGAATTCATTTCATCCAGGCATATGTCGCATGCCCTGTGTATTTATTTGCACGTAAAGGATAGGAGATGCTAAATGACCATTCCCCGGTCTTTATGCTTTATCCTGTACGCTAAATAAAACTAATTTTGGCGCATTTTCCTCTTTACAGGGTGATTTAATTGTTCAGTTATTACTTTGCAGATGCTTCAAGTCATCCATCGAATGTTCCCTTTTGGCAGGGGTCTATGCCATGCATTTTGGGCTCCAAACTTTTGGGTTTTCTATATAATGGCAGATAAACTTCTTGCTTTCTTTCTCAGAAGAATGGGTTTCAATGTCCAAAGACCAGCAGGTTCTTTCACTTCTGGGCTAGTGGGAGACTCATCACCCTTTGCTGTACTGCCGCAGGTAAACTATtaaattgtgtgtgtgtgagagTGTGAGCATCACTGCATTTTTTTACTAATAAAACTTTCTGATGGCTTATTGTGTCTCACTTAGTTGGTCAGTCCACGTTTTTAATACTACTTTCCTGTACTTCCCTTCAGTAGACACTGATGAATTGAGTggctgatagttcagtaggaacacttgacaagagggggggtgaattgtttcttgggaacttgggtaagtttcttgcggaatttaaacaataaagagactgagaataatgagcgaagaaagatataaaatggaggaaccttcttgaccctaatcaagaagaacctcactactcttttgtattaatgcaataactctattacaaatacactctttaacccgagttcctctcgaacacgagttccccacagcaatcccctttgattactgtgctcctctttctctctctgacttaactctaagtcgctccttttctctttgacttaactctaagtcgctatgtttctctttgacttaactctaagtcaattaaggatcactcaacccttaaacccaaaatacaatttgatataaaactctagtacgtaataaagctcaaagcaataaggaactcaagggacactcttttgaaaactgattctcttttaaaacgtttaagctcttaaaatatattttgcaaagatcagttgtgtgtcttgaaaagctaaaactcttctccttttataggagagttttacttagGGTTTGGTACCCATGTTTCCCTCAACCACCCACTagcagttactgctcagtaacatgggcatagttggagagaaacaagggagaccaaatcaaaacactaaatgtacgttgaacagaaatacgtggggagagtttcaaggaacgtggaaaaacttttacttgagaaacaatGGGGagtaaatcagaatcctatgtttcatttattaattaaatacattttatttattaaaaagattttccaagttaaaactcttttataattacagttaacatatttcatttaaaacgtaccaaaatactatgtccctttcataccaaattacttataaactttattaaatacttacataaatcctaaaacataaactcatatgttgtagtcttcatgttgcacctttagaagcttcactcgaagacttcccgatttgttccttctctggaacgccgaggatccacataatatatgaggatctcgccttaggaactcgcctaaggatctcgccttgcataatgattatttcttcaatgtagtgtctgacatggatcaattacttgcttatattccacgttgcttagtttatccaactcaggatctccttaacttagcattatccctctaaggatctcggaacctatcttaaccaattgtcaggagtttgctttgtcatcatcaaaactttaggatCAACAGTGGCTTAATTCAAAAAGATGCACGCTTTCCATCCTATTGTTCACATTACATTGGGTTTGTGCAGTTGAGAGAGGGGGCTAAGCAAGGTCCTTATTTTATGGATGCTTTTGTCTTTCTGTTTATGTATGAAGTACTCATTACTTCATTAGGTAGGTGAtgtgaatttgtgataaatCATTTTGTTCTGTTAACAGATCACTCCTCTGGTGACCTTTATAATGGTGTTGCTTGCCATTTCTCCTTGTCTTTTCAAGGCCTGGAAGAATCCTCAGCCAAGGAAGGTTGCTAGATGGATAACTTATGCTTACTCATGCGGCTTCTTGTTTGGTTGGCATGTCCATGAGAAGGCAACACTCCACTTTCTTATCCCTCTGGCGATCAATGCAGTAGACAGCATAAATGACGCACGGCATTACTTTTTGCTCTCAATTGGTATGACTGTTGTCTATCTTTGATTACTgctttattatatattattgatTGGGATTTATTTAGTCAATTAAGTGGTATCTGGCAGCTCTTTAGCTACAAAATGTATACATCTTGTTGATTAGCAGTTTAGGCTACATTATGAAAATTGTTGAAAGGGCTGATTGCTTTGTTATATGAATTCTAAATGCTAGTGGGGCTAGTTTGTGGTTCACGTTTATATTTATCTTCGTCCAATAATAGCTTTTGTGTGTTACGGTGACTTCACTCTACTCTCCTAGTTGAGTTGAAAAATACTTGCACTACCGCTGTACTTGGTTTTCTACTGTGGTCATTGCTTTTTACAGATTGCGTCTTGCATCTTGCGAGGCACTATGATAAGAGGAACTTTACCTGAAATCTATATAAAAGTTGAAAATAATGTTAATAGAAATCTAAGACAAGTGTTTTCGTGCCAAATATTCTAAATAAGTTCAAAATCACATGGGAGCAAAAGGGGACAATGGTTGTAACGGTTTGCAGTTATTGGTTTCTTGTGTAACAATTGCTTGAATTTCCTTTCATTGCTAGAGTTGATTAATCAATTTGTTGCATCTTCTATGCAGTCTCGTGCTACTCTCTCTTCCCACTTCTGTTTGAAACCAGAGAATACCCAATAAAAGTGACACTGCTGCTTCTGCACTGCGTTCTTATGTGGTTTGGTTTCTCCTCCTATTTTTCTGGGGAGACAACTACAAATTCAAACAAACATTTGCAGAAGAAAAACTACGAGGACATCTCCGACAAAGGAAAGcttggtgttggtgttggtgttggATGGCTCTGTAAGAGCTACTTGCTGGGTCTTGTGGCGGTTGAAATATGGGGTCAGTTTCTACATACTTTGTTTTTCGGGAACAAGCTTCCGTTTCTGCCTTTGATGTTGGTTTCTGTATATAGTGCATTAGGTATCATGTATTCTTGGATTTGGCAACTCAAATGGATTATTCTGTCTTCTTAATGTCTACAATTTGCTCAAGTAATTTAGGAAGCTTTGGCAACTTATAGTGTGGTGTGGATGTGGAGTACTACAATTTGCTCAAGTAATTTAGCAGCCACAACTCACAAGGGTGGATTGGGTTATTTTGTTGTTTGCTTAATTAAGTGTAAGGCCTTGTATTACGTTATAATGAATCCAGTAGTGTGGTTAACAATACCCACAGTAGGTCACAAGTTTCTTGGCAACTTATAGTgtgattaagaaaaataaactcCATACTTTGTAATTCTGAAGCTTTGTTTACCTGAAATTAACTTTTcttaacttatttttgctgaataAATTATACATTTGTATAAGTTAAatagtctgaaatttttacttttacttttacttaacttatttatgttgaaataagaaaaattatgaTAAAATAAGTCGTAACAAGAAGACCGTAAGTAAAAAGACAAAACAAAAAGAATGTATTGTGTAATTACTAatcatcatcataaaaatcaacaaTATTTGTTGTTCTGAAAGAATTAATACTTAATCACAACTCACAATTAAGAGTAATACTTGGTATAATACTAGTATGTTATTAAGAAGAATAGATTGAGTAATGTAGCAACGTTTTTCGAATACGGCTATGTTTTGAAAGAGTATATGTTTTCCAATTGGAGTAAGGAATAGGATGTCATCATTAACAAGAATATGGAGCTTTTCTAAACTCCACCATTTACAATCTACATTAAAAAGCGGATTACTCTTGCGTAGATCtgttccacaataatattagtgtggactCAAAATCAATAGTTTTCTCTAGCACCCTTTTTACATCCATAAGGACTTCTATTgctcatatagtaactataataaattaaggcaaatttgccaaatacaacctcATAAAGTTTTCtgtttgccaattacaacctcaaatttataattttgccaattacaaccttaaacttgcacatctattttaaattacaacccgaaaccattttccggcaaaaatcaccggaaaatgatgtcataacgttattaaaaaaaattatgaagcgcaaaaaaaaaaaaaaattgattttttttttgtttgttttaattcttatgtatcgatttaatttttttatagaaattatgtaactatttttttaataacattatgacatcatcttccggtgatttttgccggaaaataatttcgggttgtaatttaaaatggatgtataagtttaaggttgtaataggcaaaaatagaaatttgaggttgtaattggcaaatagaaaactttattaggttgtatttgacaaattttccataaattaaacaccaaaattcttagacatagtaaccattttttaagcataataactctatgtttttaaaagtaaattgtaatttaaaatcacattattcaagcacaacataTATCAACGATGCCaatttgttattttttcatacggttaaaaaataaaattaaatatacggTTAAAATTCATTTCAAAACATGGGGAGTGCACTccctataaatttaa contains these protein-coding regions:
- the LOC110804467 gene encoding probable dolichyl pyrophosphate Glc1Man9GlcNAc2 alpha-1,3-glucosyltransferase yields the protein MEKQKQKPSKPIKEILWFSLFSTSIKLLLLPSYRSTDFEVHRNWLATTHSLPLSHWYSDTTSQWTLDYPPFFAYFELFLSFIAAQIDPAIVNLHEGLNYKADSVIYFQRITVIVSDLILHYAIYRITRNLDSTKRRLIWILVIWSPALLIVDHMHFQYNGFLLGFLLISISALIEGRDLMGGFFFAVLLCFKHLFAVAAPVYFVYLLRHYCRGGLFKGFGRLLLMGLAVVVVFVAAFWPFVYHNQMLQVIHRMFPFGRGLCHAFWAPNFWVFYIMADKLLAFFLRRMGFNVQRPAGSFTSGLVGDSSPFAVLPQITPLVTFIMVLLAISPCLFKAWKNPQPRKVARWITYAYSCGFLFGWHVHEKATLHFLIPLAINAVDSINDARHYFLLSIVSCYSLFPLLFETREYPIKVTLLLLHCVLMWFGFSSYFSGETTTNSNKHLQKKNYEDISDKGKLGVGVGVGWLCKSYLLGLVAVEIWGQFLHTLFFGNKLPFLPLMLVSVYSALGIMYSWIWQLKWIILSS